The following are from one region of the Pectobacterium actinidiae genome:
- a CDS encoding non-ribosomal peptide synthetase, whose amino-acid sequence MKDIVTLLKQLERQGVRLALNAQGQLISQSNKDAITAEIGRTIKENKDAIVRCLTAQQAFEHPITPQNATSGPLSSSQSGLWFIEQYEEQSHLYNMPVYFRLTGPLDVAALEFAFDALAQRHASLRTRFVVNEQGKGEQRIDAYQPFVIQHDDFSPLPEAEREGRLQQQVKAEISRPFDLTAGDLTRVRLVKMSERVHVLMITQHHIISDGWSVKNMFSDFKPAFLACQNRQPYPVEPTQLNYIDYAHWFNSASFLDYHNEFKPFWVERLTGIPEVHSLPLDKPRPAHQNSGGEVIFSAINNDLWDKFKRLCQRYNTSNFIGLHAVFSLMLARISGEKDIVIGSPLAYRERPDIEDVVGFFVNTIVLRTQLQDSQSFVDYLQYCREQDLSAFDHQLYRFEALSEAIGSDRTTAINPIFQVMLVYQAKVDFNDLIPGCDAAEETSPVLPAKTDISVKVTELMGEVRLDWLFATALFERQTIQYYADRFIRLIEAVVEAPETDVWHLPLMEAERFAAVLAESQQLPRSYPQPQLTVTDVIEAMALRDPQKLAIAFDGEQRTDTLTYAELNRQANQLAHWLHRQGLGEQSLVGVLAKRDRYFVVALLAVWKAGAAYVPLDPDYPPERLRHIITDANLSVILGGDGQQLAQWSAEQCIDLTDPTVVAQWHDLPGDEAPAIPRHAQQLAQVIYTSGSTGLPKGVMIEHGSLINLLDDHRDRIAFTPQSTMFNCMSLSFDAGNMTTLLPLSSGGTLAFGEPNDRAIVQAEQAGATHLILPTALMSILDPQQVNGIQAIGMGGEACPNAVVENWADKVALYNMYGPTECTVTALSTRLRKGQPVTIGKPLTHIQALILDAAGQLCPAGVPGELCLAGLGLARGYLNQPQMTASRFEHITLNDVNNVEHGTATLRIYRTGDKARLLNNGDYEYCGRIDEQIKLRGYRIEPGEIEAQLAAVCPSLKQVKVIVAQVGNRPALVAYGTVKAGCTTPEPAAVLIDVAKHLPEYMVPFRLILLEDMPLTPNGKLDAKQLPPVIEASEGDGEADNPLEADVLAIWRSVLNTPLGVEDDFFRLGGDSILSIQLTTRLRSAGYVCTVKDVFEAKSVRRLCRVLAQNNRDTGIVAEQGTLEGKFALLPIQCWFMEQPLVRPEHWNQAAMIQLPDVDTERLTTMLQALMAQHDALRLACDADGQRYLTDVPCPVVSTLDYRQLGDDGLQQAFTALQSEFDPAQGRTMGCALVRHHPQADTAVFLAFHHLVIDAVSWRILVDDLERLYLGEALAPKTSSYRQWGTALHHYATQHAEQLAYWQTQEDGVDQTALLAAKDPQGYASAAILTLDAETTGQLVSEANRAFNTEVSDLLLAALTRTLNDLGWGDKARIMLEGHGREAIDPTLDVSRTVGWFTSTYPVCLQDKPDWAALIKSSKEQLRQVPDKGVGFNPLRYHHPQGSALTLSPIVFNYLGLSVQAAGTWRPVDVAPGCCVSPENKPAEIISLHGGITGGQLTLRQVGCLNQRDSERLMLRLTENLRAMTAACLAQLHQGMAFTPSDFPAVNLSQTQLDSLSQRYDIDTLLPLSSLQQSMLYHRLRCPQDDAYHLQTPIRYAQALDVEGYRQAWQRQIQRFPALRAALESECASVQVLVKQAELPFYYQDVAQEADPHAVIERYRQQDLRTGFDLSQPPLLRIACFRVDEQDYRVILSCHHSIIDGWSGPQLLGAVHRDYLLLMRGETPAIQVDRAYVDHALHAVAQQPAVDAFWQQRQPLLAQTNDVAMLFAAAGKRADLSQHLTQVEPQVTGVSLNEQEQATLTAFAREVGVTHSIIAQYAWHRLLARSTGDVVSIVGNVLSGRESPVEDVASSVGLYINSLPLALSWQQPVSLQQHLVQLQNELMAMNQHATQSLIALTAGRSRLFNSLFIYENYPGAKAERDERADDPHRLYPEFSAAYEKVEMPLNLVVREQVGCMLLRFEFDADVLDSAQARRVLMRWRDEVVALVNSAPQQPAEIVAHNKVTDAAVKQAVTPDSRTNPPDTPFAQSLLRVWAQTLRLSESGLWSQTLCESGVDSLQRIALAQALSRALAQPVSVALLQRYPSPQALSGYLAQSRVTANEETLS is encoded by the coding sequence ATGAAAGATATCGTAACGCTGTTAAAGCAGTTGGAACGGCAGGGTGTGCGTCTGGCGTTGAATGCACAGGGGCAACTGATTTCGCAGTCCAATAAAGACGCGATCACGGCAGAGATTGGACGCACGATTAAGGAAAACAAAGACGCCATCGTGCGCTGCCTGACGGCGCAGCAGGCATTTGAGCATCCCATCACGCCGCAGAATGCCACGTCTGGCCCGCTGTCGTCATCGCAAAGCGGGCTGTGGTTTATCGAGCAGTACGAAGAGCAATCACACCTCTATAATATGCCGGTCTATTTTCGCCTGACCGGCCCGTTGGATGTGGCCGCGCTGGAATTTGCTTTCGACGCGTTGGCGCAGCGCCATGCCAGCCTGCGCACCCGTTTTGTGGTCAATGAACAAGGCAAGGGCGAACAGCGTATCGATGCGTATCAACCGTTTGTGATACAGCATGATGACTTCTCGCCGTTGCCGGAAGCCGAACGGGAAGGGCGCTTACAGCAGCAGGTGAAAGCAGAAATCAGCCGTCCGTTCGATCTCACGGCGGGCGATCTCACCCGCGTGCGGCTGGTGAAGATGAGTGAACGGGTGCACGTTCTGATGATCACCCAGCACCATATTATTTCCGACGGCTGGTCGGTGAAGAATATGTTCTCGGACTTCAAACCGGCTTTTCTGGCTTGCCAAAATCGCCAGCCTTATCCCGTCGAGCCGACCCAGCTTAACTATATCGATTACGCCCACTGGTTTAATTCCGCCTCGTTTCTGGATTACCACAACGAATTCAAACCGTTCTGGGTTGAGCGGCTGACGGGGATCCCCGAAGTGCACAGCCTGCCGCTGGATAAACCACGTCCGGCGCATCAGAACAGCGGTGGTGAGGTGATCTTCTCCGCGATCAACAACGATCTGTGGGATAAATTCAAACGCCTGTGCCAGCGCTATAACACGTCTAATTTCATTGGCCTGCATGCGGTATTCTCCCTGATGCTGGCGCGTATCAGCGGTGAGAAAGATATCGTGATTGGCTCGCCGCTGGCCTATCGCGAGCGGCCGGATATCGAAGATGTTGTTGGATTTTTCGTTAACACCATCGTGTTGCGCACCCAGTTGCAGGACAGCCAGAGCTTCGTGGATTACCTGCAATATTGCCGTGAACAGGATCTGTCAGCTTTCGATCATCAGCTCTATCGTTTTGAGGCGTTGAGTGAGGCGATCGGCTCCGATCGCACCACCGCGATCAACCCGATCTTCCAGGTGATGCTGGTGTATCAGGCCAAGGTAGATTTCAACGATCTGATCCCCGGTTGTGATGCGGCGGAAGAAACCTCGCCCGTGCTGCCTGCCAAGACCGATATTTCGGTCAAGGTGACGGAGCTGATGGGCGAGGTGCGGCTGGACTGGCTGTTTGCCACCGCGCTGTTTGAGCGCCAGACGATCCAGTATTACGCCGACCGCTTTATCCGGCTGATTGAGGCCGTGGTTGAGGCACCGGAAACCGATGTCTGGCACCTGCCGCTGATGGAAGCGGAGCGGTTTGCTGCCGTGCTGGCGGAAAGTCAGCAACTGCCGCGTAGCTATCCGCAGCCACAGCTGACCGTAACTGACGTGATTGAAGCGATGGCGCTGCGCGATCCCCAGAAACTGGCGATTGCTTTTGATGGTGAACAGCGCACGGATACATTGACGTATGCCGAATTGAACAGGCAGGCGAATCAGCTGGCGCACTGGCTGCACCGTCAGGGGCTGGGCGAACAGTCGCTGGTTGGCGTGCTGGCGAAACGCGATCGCTATTTTGTCGTTGCGCTGCTGGCCGTCTGGAAAGCGGGGGCTGCCTATGTGCCGCTGGATCCTGACTATCCGCCGGAGCGGCTGCGCCACATCATTACGGATGCGAATCTTTCCGTCATTCTCGGCGGCGATGGGCAGCAGCTGGCGCAGTGGTCAGCCGAACAGTGCATCGATCTGACCGATCCTACGGTTGTCGCGCAGTGGCACGATCTGCCGGGTGATGAAGCGCCAGCCATTCCGCGCCATGCACAGCAACTGGCACAGGTGATCTACACCTCGGGATCGACTGGTTTGCCGAAGGGCGTCATGATCGAACACGGTTCGCTGATCAATCTGCTGGACGATCATCGCGATCGCATCGCGTTCACGCCGCAAAGCACGATGTTCAACTGCATGTCGCTCTCGTTTGACGCCGGTAACATGACGACGCTGCTGCCGCTGAGCAGCGGCGGCACGCTGGCGTTTGGCGAACCCAACGATCGGGCGATTGTGCAGGCCGAACAGGCGGGCGCGACGCATCTGATCCTGCCGACGGCGCTGATGTCGATTCTCGATCCACAGCAGGTTAATGGTATTCAGGCGATTGGCATGGGCGGTGAAGCCTGCCCGAATGCCGTAGTGGAAAACTGGGCCGATAAGGTGGCGCTGTACAACATGTACGGGCCGACGGAGTGTACCGTCACCGCGTTGAGTACCCGGCTGCGCAAAGGCCAGCCTGTCACTATCGGTAAACCGCTTACTCATATTCAGGCTCTGATTCTGGATGCGGCCGGGCAACTGTGTCCAGCGGGCGTACCGGGTGAACTGTGTCTTGCGGGACTTGGGCTGGCGCGTGGCTACCTCAACCAGCCACAAATGACGGCCAGCCGCTTTGAACACATCACGCTGAATGACGTGAATAATGTCGAACACGGCACGGCGACGCTGCGCATTTATCGCACAGGTGATAAAGCCAGACTGCTGAATAACGGTGACTATGAATACTGTGGCCGTATTGATGAGCAGATCAAGCTGCGTGGCTATCGCATTGAACCGGGTGAAATCGAGGCACAGTTGGCGGCGGTCTGTCCGTCCCTGAAACAGGTTAAAGTCATCGTGGCGCAAGTGGGGAATCGCCCGGCGCTGGTCGCCTATGGCACGGTGAAAGCAGGTTGCACGACACCTGAGCCTGCCGCTGTGTTGATTGATGTCGCGAAGCACCTGCCGGAATACATGGTGCCTTTCCGCTTGATTCTGCTGGAAGATATGCCGCTGACGCCGAACGGTAAGCTCGATGCGAAACAGTTGCCGCCGGTGATAGAAGCCAGCGAGGGGGACGGCGAAGCTGATAATCCGCTGGAAGCGGACGTGCTGGCGATTTGGCGCAGCGTGCTGAATACGCCGCTGGGCGTTGAAGATGATTTCTTCCGCTTAGGCGGTGATTCCATTCTCAGTATTCAACTGACCACCCGCCTGCGCAGCGCGGGTTATGTCTGCACGGTGAAAGACGTTTTCGAAGCGAAGAGCGTGCGGCGTTTATGTCGCGTGCTGGCACAGAATAACCGTGACACCGGCATTGTCGCAGAGCAGGGCACGCTGGAAGGTAAATTCGCGCTGCTGCCGATTCAGTGCTGGTTTATGGAACAACCGCTGGTACGCCCAGAGCACTGGAATCAGGCGGCGATGATCCAACTGCCTGACGTGGATACCGAACGCCTGACCACGATGTTGCAGGCGTTGATGGCGCAGCATGACGCGCTGCGTCTGGCCTGTGATGCCGATGGGCAACGCTATCTGACGGATGTGCCTTGCCCTGTGGTGTCGACGCTGGATTATCGCCAGCTTGGTGATGATGGCCTGCAACAGGCGTTTACCGCGTTGCAGAGTGAATTCGATCCCGCGCAGGGAAGAACGATGGGGTGTGCGCTGGTGCGGCATCATCCGCAGGCGGACACGGCGGTGTTCCTCGCTTTCCACCATTTGGTGATTGATGCCGTGTCCTGGCGCATTCTGGTTGACGATTTGGAGCGGCTGTACCTCGGTGAAGCGCTGGCGCCGAAAACGTCGAGCTACCGCCAGTGGGGCACGGCGCTGCATCACTACGCCACACAGCATGCGGAACAGTTGGCGTACTGGCAGACGCAGGAAGACGGCGTGGATCAGACGGCGCTGCTGGCGGCGAAAGATCCGCAAGGCTATGCCAGCGCCGCGATTCTGACGCTGGATGCGGAAACCACGGGTCAACTGGTGAGTGAGGCCAATCGAGCCTTTAATACCGAAGTGAGCGATTTGCTGCTGGCGGCACTGACCCGCACCTTAAACGATCTCGGCTGGGGCGACAAAGCACGCATCATGCTGGAAGGGCACGGCCGCGAAGCGATTGATCCGACGCTGGATGTCAGCCGTACGGTGGGGTGGTTTACCAGCACCTATCCGGTGTGCCTGCAAGATAAGCCTGACTGGGCTGCCCTGATTAAATCCAGCAAGGAACAGCTGCGTCAGGTGCCGGATAAAGGCGTTGGGTTTAACCCGCTGCGCTACCATCATCCGCAGGGCAGTGCGCTCACGCTGTCGCCGATTGTGTTCAACTATCTCGGGCTGTCGGTTCAGGCTGCTGGCACGTGGCGTCCGGTAGACGTCGCACCGGGCTGCTGCGTCTCGCCGGAGAATAAACCGGCGGAGATTATTAGTCTCCACGGCGGCATTACGGGCGGGCAGTTAACGCTGCGTCAGGTCGGCTGCCTCAACCAGCGTGACAGTGAACGCCTGATGCTGCGACTGACGGAGAATCTGCGGGCGATGACGGCAGCCTGTCTGGCACAGCTACATCAGGGAATGGCCTTTACCCCCAGCGATTTCCCGGCGGTCAATCTGAGCCAGACGCAGCTCGACAGCCTGTCGCAGCGTTATGACATCGACACCTTGTTGCCGCTGTCATCGCTCCAGCAGTCGATGTTGTATCACCGTCTACGCTGTCCGCAGGATGATGCCTATCATCTGCAAACGCCGATTCGCTATGCGCAGGCGCTGGATGTGGAAGGCTATCGTCAGGCCTGGCAGCGCCAGATTCAGCGCTTCCCGGCGCTGCGTGCCGCGCTGGAAAGTGAATGTGCCAGCGTACAGGTGCTTGTGAAGCAGGCAGAACTGCCTTTCTACTATCAGGATGTGGCGCAGGAGGCCGATCCGCATGCGGTCATCGAGCGCTATCGTCAGCAGGATTTACGCACCGGATTTGATTTATCGCAGCCGCCGCTGTTGCGCATCGCCTGTTTCCGTGTGGACGAGCAGGACTATCGGGTGATCCTGAGCTGTCACCATAGCATCATCGATGGCTGGAGTGGGCCACAGCTGCTGGGTGCGGTGCACCGAGATTATCTGCTGCTGATGCGCGGTGAAACACCTGCGATTCAGGTAGATCGTGCCTATGTGGATCATGCGCTGCACGCCGTGGCGCAGCAGCCTGCCGTCGACGCTTTCTGGCAGCAGCGGCAGCCGCTGCTGGCGCAGACGAACGATGTCGCTATGCTGTTTGCGGCGGCGGGGAAACGCGCCGATCTCAGTCAGCATTTGACGCAGGTTGAACCGCAGGTCACCGGCGTGAGCCTGAACGAACAGGAGCAGGCGACGTTAACCGCCTTTGCCCGTGAAGTCGGCGTTACGCACAGTATTATCGCGCAATATGCCTGGCACCGACTGTTGGCGCGCTCGACCGGCGATGTGGTCAGTATTGTCGGTAACGTGCTGTCGGGTAGGGAAAGTCCGGTGGAAGACGTGGCGAGCAGCGTGGGTCTGTACATCAACAGTCTGCCGCTGGCGCTGAGCTGGCAGCAGCCGGTATCGCTGCAACAGCATCTGGTGCAGTTGCAGAATGAACTGATGGCGATGAACCAGCATGCCACGCAGTCGCTGATTGCGCTGACGGCCGGACGCTCACGTCTGTTCAACAGCCTGTTTATTTATGAAAACTATCCCGGTGCGAAAGCTGAGCGTGACGAACGCGCTGACGATCCGCATCGGCTCTATCCCGAGTTTTCAGCCGCCTATGAAAAAGTCGAGATGCCGCTGAACCTGGTGGTGCGTGAGCAGGTGGGCTGCATGCTGCTGCGCTTCGAGTTTGACGCCGATGTGCTGGACAGCGCGCAGGCGCGGCGGGTGCTAATGCGCTGGCGTGATGAGGTGGTAGCGCTGGTGAATAGTGCGCCGCAGCAGCCAGCAGAGATCGTTGCGCACAACAAGGTGACCGATGCGGCGGTGAAGCAGGCCGTCACGCCGGATAGCCGCACTAACCCGCCTGATACGCCGTTTGCTCAATCGCTGCTGCGCGTGTGGGCGCAGACGCTGAGACTCAGTGAATCCGGCCTCTGGTCGCAGACGCTGTGTGAAAGTGGCGTCGATTCGCTCCAGCGTATTGCGCTGGCACAGGCATTAAGTCGTGCGTTAGCGCAGCCGGTGAGTGTGGCGTTATTACAACGCTATCCTTCACCGCAGGCGCTGAGCGGGTATCTGGCACAGTCGAGGGTTACCGCCAATGAGGAAACGCTGTCATGA